The following proteins come from a genomic window of Flavobacterium crocinum:
- a CDS encoding efflux RND transporter periplasmic adaptor subunit, translating to MNALKLPKPILPLFFLLTLFTSCKKEQPKAPPPMQAPFVTVKSEDVPIYKDFAGQTFGDLDIELIARVDGILTGIHFKEGQRVKKGQLLYTIDPLEYDTKVEQVRGQVAGAQSNLVNAEEELKRIRPLADMNAVSKRELDAAVAKDKAARSNLNSVQASLRNQQIERSYCDIRSPIDGVIGLSNARLGDYITRIGNDAKLNTVSKLEKVRVQFTVSESDYLRYQKQVKAGERITDLALILSDGSTHPYKGSLNFSDTKIDPTTGTVTIEAQFPNPDGTLRSGQFAKVRVLLRTQKDAIVVPQKAVTEIQGLFQVSIIDAKNTIQTRMVEVGQKIGVDWIITKGLKPDEKVAIIGNQFIQPGSTVVPVPYVADKDKKQIASSLNN from the coding sequence ATGAATGCTTTAAAACTACCAAAACCAATCCTTCCCCTCTTCTTTCTTTTAACTTTATTTACTTCCTGCAAAAAAGAACAACCCAAGGCACCACCGCCGATGCAGGCTCCTTTTGTTACAGTCAAAAGTGAAGATGTCCCCATTTATAAAGATTTTGCAGGACAGACTTTTGGAGATTTAGACATTGAATTAATCGCAAGAGTTGATGGTATTCTCACCGGAATTCATTTTAAAGAAGGCCAGAGAGTCAAAAAAGGCCAGCTTTTGTATACCATCGACCCGTTAGAATATGATACCAAAGTAGAGCAGGTTCGCGGACAAGTTGCGGGCGCTCAAAGTAATTTGGTAAATGCCGAAGAAGAATTAAAAAGAATCCGTCCGCTTGCTGATATGAATGCAGTCAGTAAACGTGAGCTGGATGCGGCTGTAGCCAAAGACAAAGCGGCGCGATCAAACTTAAACAGTGTTCAAGCCAGTTTAAGAAACCAACAGATAGAAAGAAGTTACTGTGATATTCGATCTCCAATCGATGGTGTCATCGGACTTTCGAATGCGCGATTAGGTGATTATATTACCCGAATTGGAAATGATGCGAAACTCAATACCGTTTCCAAACTAGAAAAAGTCAGAGTGCAATTTACAGTCAGTGAATCTGATTATTTACGATATCAAAAGCAGGTCAAAGCCGGAGAACGTATTACTGATCTCGCTTTAATACTTTCTGACGGAAGTACCCATCCGTACAAGGGAAGTCTCAATTTCTCCGATACCAAAATAGATCCTACAACCGGAACTGTAACTATTGAAGCGCAGTTTCCCAATCCAGACGGCACTTTACGATCTGGACAATTTGCAAAAGTTCGTGTTTTACTGCGAACTCAAAAAGATGCAATAGTAGTTCCTCAAAAAGCTGTTACCGAAATTCAAGGGCTTTTTCAGGTTTCAATTATCGATGCTAAAAATACTATTCAAACCCGAATGGTGGAAGTCGGACAAAAAATTGGCGTCGACTGGATTATTACCAAAGGTTTAAAACCCGACGAAAAAGTCGCTATTATTGGCAATCAGTTTATCCAACCCGGATCAACTGTTGTTCCAGTTCCTTATGTAGCCGACAAAGATAAAAAGCAGATTGCATCATCTCTAAACAACTAG